A genomic stretch from Plasmodium brasilianum strain Bolivian I chromosome 9, whole genome shotgun sequence includes:
- a CDS encoding phenylalanine--tRNA ligase beta subunit, producing the protein MPTISVFEEDLIEKLEERLSDEKLQDICFDFGLEVDDIEYKNKKKIYKIEVPANRYDLVCVEGLCRALKSFIGKFDNIKYDILMNSHECCIKEKHYINVKESVDERRSYVVSCVLKNIKMTEHVYNNIIELQEKLHHNIGKKRTVLAIGIHDYDKIKFPVEYKFEEKSKINFIPLNETKNLNGNNLMEFYEHNTNLKPYLKIIKNFEKYPLIVDANNQILSLPPIINCEYTKITLNTKNLFVECTATDKHKAEIALNIICSMLSEYCTPKYSIYSFLVLYDQNHKIEKGNSYLYPEFKNKVVTCEIDYVRKLSGIPNITVEDVEKVLKKMMIPIKIIDNCTFTAHVPFYRSDIMHSCDIVEDIAIGYGYGNIKSCEVEFSKKHLLNTCSDLFRNALIECAYTEVMTNALLSKRENYNCMLRKYKDYKDVQINLEEYNPLAPPVQIMNSKTSEYEIIRTSLIVNLLKFVASNKHRELPLRFFEIGDVSYTTYNKTDTNAVNKRHLSVIFADKFCSGLEEIHGVLETVLKEFQLFNDYKIDEKKKENISLRSDVFYKLLPKEDSSFLSERVVDIVLFPHNLKFGVLGIIHPEVLGNFSIDIPVSAVEINIETLLNVLMM; encoded by the exons ATGCCCACAATATCAGTGTTCGAGGAGGATCTGatagaaaaattagaagAGAGATTAAGCGATGAGAAGTTACAGGATATATGCTTTGATTTTGGCTTAGAAGTTGATgatatagaatataaaaacaagaaaaagatatacaAGATAGAAGTGCCTGCAAATAGGTATGATTTAGTATGTGTAGAAGGATTATGTAGAGcattaaaaagttttatagGCAAGTTTGATAACattaaatatgatatattaatgaatagTCATGAATGTTgtataaaggaaaaacattatataaatgttaaagAATCAGTTGATGAAAGAAGGAGTTATGTTGTTTCGTGtgtattgaaaaatataaaaatgactgaacatgtttataataatattatagaaTTACAAGAAAAATTACATCATAATATtgggaaaaaaagaacagtATTAGCAATAGGGATTCAtgattatgataaaataaaatttcctGTAGAATATAAATTTGAGGAGAAGtcgaaaataaattttataccATTGAATGAAACGAAAAATTTGAATGGAAATAATTTGATGGAGTTTTATGAACATAATACTAATTTAAAACCgtacttaaaaattataaaaaattttgaaaagtaTCCCCTTATAGTTGATGCAAATAATCAGATATTGTCTTTACCTCCTATTATTAATTgtgaatatacaaaaataacacttaatacaaaaaatttatttgttgAATGTACAGCTACTGATAAACATAAAGCAGAAATAGCCTTAAATATTATCTGTTCCATGTTATCAGAATATTGTACTCCAAAATATTctatttattcctttttagttttatatgatcaaaatcataaaatagaaaagggaaatagttatttatatccagaatttaaaaataaagtggTAACATGTGAAATTGATTATGTTAGGAAATTATCAGGGATACCAAACATAACTGTAGAAGATGTagaaaaagttttaaaaaaaatgatgatacCTATAAAGATCATTGACAATTGTACCTTTACTGCTCATGTTCCTTTCTACAGATCAGACATAATGCATTCGTGTGATATTGTTGAAGATATAGCAATAGGATATGGTTATGGTAATATTAAATCCTGCGAAGTAGAGTTTtcaaaaaaacatttattaaatacttGTTCAGATTTATTTCGAAATGCATTGATAGAATGTGCTTATACAGAAGTTATGACCAATGCATTGTTATCCAAAAGAGAGAATTATAATTGTATGTTAAGAAAATACAAGGATTATAAGGATGTACAAATAAATCTTGAGGAATATAATCCGTTAGCTCCTCCAGTTCAAATAATGAATTCAAAAACGTCTGAGTATGAAATAATTCGAACCTCTTTAATtgttaatttgttaaaatttgtAGCATCAAATAAACATAGAGAATTACCATTACGTTTTTTTGAAATTGGTGATGTTTCTTATACTACATATAACAAAACGGATACAAATGCAGTCAATAAAAGGCACTTATCAGTTATCTTTGCTGACAAGTTTTGTTCAGGATTAGAAGAAATACATGGTGTTCTAGAAACAGTTCTAAAGGAATTCCAACTTTTTAATGATTATAaaattgatgaaaaaaaaaaggaaaatatttccTTAAGATCTGATGTTTTTTATAAGTTGCTACCAAAAGAGG aTTCTTCTTTCCTAAGCGAACGAGTTGTCGACATTGTTTTGTTCCCGCACAATTTAAAGTTTGGAGTATTAGGCATTATTCATCCGGAGGTATTAGGAAATTTTTCCATCGATATTCCag TGTCAGCTGTGGAGATAAACATAGAGACGCTTCTTAACGTATTGATGATGTGA